TGTTATAACTATATCCCTGCATAAAACATTGtaggttaccatgaattgattaacgtggaccccgacttaaacaagttgaaaaacttttccgttgttgccatttagtggtccattgtacgaaatatatgtactgtactgtgcaatctactaataaaagtttcaatcaaatcaAAAGTTTATTAACATGAAAGGAAATTACACACCAGCCTTTCCTCATCTTCCACCATgattacagtgaagccaagtgctacaaacccatattcatccatccatccatttctaccgcttattccctttgggatcgcggggggcgctggtgcctgtcccagctaaaatcgggcggaaggcggggtacaccctagacatgtcgccacctcatcgcagacgcATATTCATATTCTCTCATGAAAAAAAGCAGGTTCCCCGAGGTCATAAGCATCCCCCCTGGCATTGCACCACACCTTCCCCAGGGGGGCCCGCCCCACCATTTGAGAAAGACTGCTCTATACAATAAGAGCAGTTTAGTattttttaggaattttctgttaaaattttagttttgaactgaactcaggggATGGTATGGTGTCAGTCCCTGGATTGGATTTAGCCACCGGGCccttagttgaatatccctgacaTACAGTATTAATGGACAtgtcacatatatgtatatattttttgaagtaaCCGATATATTTAATGCATTGAAATACGAATGTTTTACTTATATTAGGTTTTATTCTTACAAAAGAGCATcatacaacataaagtactaTATTTGTCATACTAGCTTCATTTTAGAGGCAATCAGTATGTCTGTAACACCTCATTTTGACACTTCACAATTACGGACAAACTTAGTGCCCTCTAGTGTACAATAGTAATAACACCCTTTAAGTTGTGGACTGGATGAAAATATTCAACCTGCATTCTATACAGCTGCAAAAATACATATGAACACTCATGAGCTTCTATGAACATGTGGAGGGAATCAAGGTCACGTAAATAGTTGCAAGTTAGTGGGTGCAGTGCCTTGCTGAAGGGAATCTCAGCAGCCCCCAAAACAAACTTGTACTACTTATATTGGTTTGGCTCTGAAATAACTCCCCTTGTGTTTGACTCTTGTTTTAGCGGTGTAAGGAATGTTTGAACAAGCTGGCCATAGCCGTAATGAACCAGTGGCCAGGGGTGCACCTACGGGTGACAGAGGCCTGGGACGAGGATGGTCACCACCCTCCCGGATCTCTGCACTATGAAGGCCGGGCAGTGGACATCACTACCGACGACAGAGAAACAGACAAGTACGGACTGCTCGCCCAGCTGGCTGTGGAGGCGGGCTTTGATTGGGTCCACTACGAGTCCAAATATCACATCCACTGCTCTGTAAAAGCTGGTAAGATAACGCCTCATGTCATAAGTGCCTGTCCCTTGTTTATCACTATTACCGTACTTAGTTCTAGACACGACCGCAATAAATCAATTTCACCAAAGTAAGAATTgttaattataaatcaaatatttccaTAGCTGCAGCATATAAAAGCTGTTTACAACCTTCTAAATACGTTTAGCAACATGAGAGCCCTAAGTTTAACAACACCCTGCAGTCCCCTTTACAACCTTTAATCcaatataccagtggttcttgaACTTTTTCACTGAGCACCATCTGAGAAAACGCTTAGCTCGCCGCATACCAACATATTGACCAACatgtaaatacagtagcgtagtgggactaagtattcattgaaaacaaagcagaggttttagTTGACAATTATCGTAAATATTTTTGGccaatgtaacattacacacaatacAGAAACATCCTCATCAATTTTACGCCATATTCAGTTCATATTTACAGACTTCTCTGGCGTACCACTCGATGGAGCCTGCAAAACCACTAATGGTACGCATACCAcattttgagaatcactgcaataTATTAGTAATGCTGCCTGGGGCTGAGCCAACCAGTGGTCATAATTGACATTTTGTGGACAATATTTCAGAAGaatttatatttttagtttatttagcctttttcgctaaaaaaaaaattacaaatttgGACCAAAACATTGTGCTTTAAAAAATCTGAAATATGTCATGCATGAGCAAAGGGAGGATAAAATATACAGTTCTGTGAAAAATATATGTTGCTGTTTTATTCGATTCTATAGTAACCATGGATAACCATTTCCCAGTCTTTATATTAGAGTAATATGAAAAAAAGTTAATTTTCTAAGACAATACATGACAAAgtcaacttttgtgttaaatcccacaagtacaacaaaagcTACTTCACTAAGGCAAAAAGCACTCCAAAGAACACAACATTGCACTACTGGCACTGgtactatagtagttaacaaacAGTAGCTGACTTTTTGTGCAGCAGATATGGGATTAAGTCACACTTAATGTGAGTCTTGCAGAAGCATGTTCTTCTAAAACTTAAAAGGAATAAAAAGCCAAGTTAATGTCCTTGCCAAAACTTTTATTTCATGGCGCCGTAGCACTGCCATTAATGGCACTGCGAAAGTGCATTTTGTCATTCTAGAAAAATATGTATTGACACTGAAAGGTTTTACTGAGCTTGAAAATACAACACAgacatacaaatgtatttcattgGGATTTTCTTgtgttccttaaaggggaactgtcaTTTGCAATCATtatgcaagacaagaacacatccatccattttctaccgcttattccctttggggtcgctggtgcctatctaataataataataataatggattagatttatatcgtgcttttctattgtaagatactcaaagtgctcacagagaagggtgaacccatcattcattcacactggtggtggtaagctacatcagtagccacagatGCCCTGGGGTAGACCGACGGAAGCGTGGCGGCCAGTTtccgcctacggcccctccgaccaccacctatcattcattcaccagtgtgagtggcaccgggggctagggtgaagtgtcctgcccaaggacacaacggcagcgatttggatgtcaataggtgggaagcgaacctgcaaccctcaggtttctggcacgtccgctctacccactacgccattccGCCCCTACAATCGgttggaaggcagtgtacaccctggacaagtcgccacctcatcgcaggacaagAACacatctgtttttctttttttatgcattataaCCAGGAAATACATTACATTTAGCGAGCCTGAATTCCCGCCCACCCTCTGAGAAAAGTTTACACCCCCATCCCCAGAGAAAAGAGTGTAACATTACCCAGTTAGTAGTTATTTATTTGATATGTCAAgacaaaaatacaatcttaagaaaaaaataagacatttaaataattttaccTGAAAATAAAATTATCACACCTACAAATGTAGAGCAAATGGCATGGGGGGAATTGGGGTAATCCTGCAAATTCTCTTAATTTTATCTCCATTCACTAAATGGCTGTGGGGGAATGTGACATCTGAGTTTACCTCCTAAGGTCTTCGACTAAGTAATTCAGTTCCTAGTGTATCAGTCAAATGGTGTGGCCAATCAGCAGGATCAATGGGGTAGCTTTGATAGATTCACAGTCATCGGTTGAAACTAAGGATGTGTCTTCAGGTTGTTGGATTTTAACATTGAGTTTGCTGCTACTGCTTCATTATCctgaaacaaaataaaacacaaacacagaacaacttggggggcggtatagctcggttggtagagtggccgtgccagcaacttgagggttgactgctgttgtgtccttgggcaagacactttaccccctgCTCCCAGGGTCACCCACACTTTtaacaaatgtaacttagatattgggtttctcaatgtaaagcgctttgagccactagagaaaagctctacataaatatacagtaattcacttcactttgaaatGTAGATGTATTGATAATGATAATTTTAGTTGGATTACAAgacaaacattttaaattttgACTCTGTTTTGGGTGTTCACAGTGCGCTGTAATTATAAAGAGTATAAATAATGATATACTGTAATTCTATATCGGAGTATGTAGGCAGTATAATATAAtgatgggggggggggcagtacagtggaacaggggttagtgcatgtgcctcacaatacaaaagtcctggaTTGGATCTCCAggctcaagatctttctgtgtggagttggcatgttctccccgtgactgcgtgggttccgtctgggtactccggcttcctcccacttccaaagacatgcacctggggataagttgattggcaacactaaattggtcctagtgtgtgaatgtgagagtgaatgttgtctgtctgtctgtgttggtcctgtgataaggtggcgacttgtccagagtgtacactgccttccgtctGAGTGCaattgggataggctccagcatccccgcaaatccgagagggacaagtggtacaaaaagGATTGGACTAATAATGATAGGGTGCAACCaatattatatgtacagtatactgtaagtatatattttaGTATAGCTAAAAGGTTCATATAACAACACTGAAAGCAAATTTATGAGCATGTAGGCTAATATCCTTTATTAGAATCTGTTATTTTGTCTTGCAGAATGATGTTATTAGTAATCAAAATACATTCAATCACTAATTTTAATGCAGCTAAGTAAACTATTTCAGATGAATAGGCCCGAATGGCTTGAGATTGTTTGAAATTGATTGTGTTTGTCTGATATtgatttagatcagtggttctcaaatgggcgtatgcgtacccctgggagtacttgaaggtattccaaggggtatgtgagatatttttaaaatattctaaaaatagctacaattcaaatatcctttataaatatatgtattcaataacacttcaacaaaatatgaatgtaagttcataaactgttaaaaaaaaatacaacaatgcaatattcagtgttgacagcttgattttttgtggacatgttttataaatattgatgttaaagatttctttttttgtgaataaatgtttacaattaagttcatgaatccagatggatttctgttacaatccccaaagagggcactttatgttggtgattacttctatgtgtagaaatatttcttTATAATTTAGTCACTTtggtttttttcaacaagtttttagttatttttatatctttttttccaaataattcaagaaagaccactacagatgagaaatatttttgcattgttatgcaatttaataaatcagaaactgatgacatagtgctatattttacttttttatctcttttttttcaaaccaaaatgctttgctctgattagggggcacttgaattaaaaacatgttctcagggggtacatcactgaaaaaggttgagaaccactgatttagatgtACAAAGTATTACAATTAAGTATATACAAATTGTGATGTAtactttttaattgaaaaaagatTTTTACTACAGTCTTTTACAAATAACAAACACTTGGATTTACATGTTGAGTATGTCTCTCACTTTCTGAATAGATGCTGTAGTGTTAAACACAAAATGGCACAAAATGTCATCAATGCATGCATTGTAATTTTACAGTACTTTTTTATAATATGATACACATATTACACTTTTCTTGTATTTATTGATAAATAAAACACAGATGATGCAAATAAATTATCCTGCAATCATATTTTAATGATTTCTTCATGGCAAGGCTCAGGCGAACACAGTACCACCTCCTCCTCTGTAGCAGCCTCTCCATGAGCCTGTCGCGGCTGTAAATATTTTCTGATTGCATCAAGAATTCAAAATCATCGCAAATAGCAGCCATTATTTCACTTAAATAATAGCTTACATTGCAGCCTAATGAGCCATTAGCTGAGCTTACAATGAATACAGTTTAAGTTTGGGTTACCGACTTCTTCATTCGTCGTGCATTTCTGGATTTTCTGCTTTACAGCTTTTCAAAGAAATGTTCCAATCAAGTGTACAGTGTGTGcattatacatacatttttatttacaaatttgtATCATTAttagtttgtattattttattacattttgcaATGGATGGCAGCCCGGTTGGCCGCCTGGTTTGCCTAATGGGAAAGACAGCCCTGATTCTGCCAGTaaaatacttgaaaaaaaaacttttgaataTAATaggctgtaagtatatatgttatgtagaaaCAGGTATattcataatgacatgtaatGTTTACGTATTTTGcatattttaagcatacggcggtggattaattaaaaaaaatgcattgctACGTTCGCTTTTTCCTTCATTGACATCATTGAtttttactcactgcagacttcatgagaacaatcaaacataataaaacatcactttctgtgcaatgtctgctctcactgggatgcagaCTGTTAGAATGTTGATATATTCTCATTTAGTTAAATAACTAAATATACCATACTCATAATCCTGGCAAAGGGCGCTGGAACTAAGCATATTTTTGGATCTCTTTTCTCATTCCTGTCTAAGATGGGCTGTTAAAGTGTACCTACAACTCAGATTATGTCCACACTAGTTTACTATCAAGGTGAAAGGCATAATTTATAATCGcgaataaactttcacaagctccGAGGCAAGCAAGCAGCAAATCAGCTGAtaatgtcaatacagcagcataaggaAGTTGCCTCTCTCTGATCGATGCACTGCTAAAAATAGGTCCTTAGCGTTAgcgcttttaataacaatatcgctatccatccatccatccattcatttcctaccgcttattaccttcggggtcgcaggagcctatctcagctacaatcgggtggaaggtggggtacaatatcgctaatacttggttagtgttcaggtcacaaaatgtaattttaatactATTGGCAATTTTTGAGTTTATGGTCGAAATAGATGCAATGACGTCATGGTTCCCGTTGGCTCCATTGGAGGCAGACtttaattaatgtttatttacgagttagaatgcattaaaaaatacatatgtgttcttgtctctcataaggattgtgaactacatgcaaaattccccccaaaatgtgcagttcccctttaaagccagTTTTCAGATTTTTTCTTTatgttcaattttttttcagTGCTGTTGTCTTTCTATTTCAATTTCCTGGTTTTCACTTTCAATGTTATTTTTGTCCACCTTCAGCTGAATGTCATTGTTTTGGTGTGAAGTCTTTTTTACAAAATGCCAATAGATGTTTCCTTTTCAATATATCTTTTTCTACAATGATAACGTTAAATTCAGTGCCAACATGTGATGCGAGTGCTCTGATGTCAAATGTGTGGAAAAGCTGGCCTCAAAAGTTTTCCCAGTATGGTACTTTATGTCTTTCGGCAGATCACTCTGTTGCTGTGGAAAAAGGAGGCTGTTTCCCCGGCTGGGCCCGGGTGACTGTTGCTGGAGGCGGGCAAAAGACCTTATCATCACTGACTACTGGAGACAAAGTCATGGCCATGTCTGCGACAGGCAAAATTGTATTTTGCCCGATCTTGTTGTTTCTGCATCGGGATCCACAAGCCCGGTCCATTTTCCTGTCTTTGGAGACAGAAGACGACCATAGATTGGCCGTCACTCCACATCACCTGGTCTTCTTAGACCCTGACTGCACACTTGACACCAGTATGTACAAAGCTCGGTTTGCCAGCAGAGTCAGAACCCATGACTGTGTTCTGACCCATCGAGAAGACGGTCGATTCCATCATTCTCGCATCAGTTCCATTTCAGTACAAGAGACTACGGGGGTATACGCACCTTTGACCGAATATGGAACTTTGTTTGTTGACGGAGTGCTGGTCTCTAGCTATGCACTGGTGGAAGACCATGCACTTGCACACTGGGCGTTTGGACCTCTGAGACTCCTGTTCTCGTTGGAGTACCTACTGTGGGGGGAAAGCACAAAACAAAAGCAGACAAGTTGCACTAACACAACTTCACTTCACAGCAGCACTTTGGTCACAGCAGCTTACTATACGAGTGACTGTCCTATTGGAAGTGAGGATGTGGACGAGAGACTCAGTCATCAGACGTCCCGCGTGCACTGGTATGCTCGCTTCCTGTACAATGTGGCCTCCTTCATTTCACACACTGACTCTTAATACCcttaaaaagtaaagatgtaACTGCTACATTTCTCAATAACACTTCATGTTTCTCATCAATGTGTTGACATGTCAATCTGCGCACTGGATTATATGTAATGGAACATATTGTAGACATTATCATTGATTTTTCTCAAATCAATAGAATTTATATTTTTCTACCGTCTAATATACAGGTAATGTTTCCAGTTATAAAAGTTCCACAAATTGCATTGTATGTTCTCACCTTTTGTTCTGTCATAAAATATTTGAAAGCTCATTCAacgaggttttttttgtttttaagtctGATATACTGCAAATTTACAACCGTTTCACATGACACATTGATATGGTGACATGCAGTACATTAAAGCTGGTCTTTGAGGGAAACTACTGTGATTTTACCACCAGTGCATCTTTCAATGTGGCTTTAATTCACATCAGATTGATTATTATTGTTGAGCCCAACCAAATTGACCCAATTTGCAATATTTGAACTTGCTGTTTTTGTGCATATGCAT
The DNA window shown above is from Nerophis ophidion isolate RoL-2023_Sa linkage group LG06, RoL_Noph_v1.0, whole genome shotgun sequence and carries:
- the dhh gene encoding desert hedgehog protein isoform X1 encodes the protein MVKVSVTWNGSSCDQILHVTQASPMKQPGQARSSQLGLLALWTCLCLVEGCGPGPGYGVRSRPRKLTAMHYKQFFPNFSENNLGASGRVEGKITRNSERFNELVCNYNPDIVFKDEENTNADRFMTKRCKECLNKLAIAVMNQWPGVHLRVTEAWDEDGHHPPGSLHYEGRAVDITTDDRETDKYGLLAQLAVEAGFDWVHYESKYHIHCSVKADHSVAVEKGGCFPGWARVTVAGGGQKTLSSLTTGDKVMAMSATGKIVFCPILLFLHRDPQARSIFLSLETEDDHRLAVTPHHLVFLDPDCTLDTSMYKARFASRVRTHDCVLTHREDGRFHHSRISSISVQETTGVYAPLTEYGTLFVDGVLVSSYALVEDHALAHWAFGPLRLLFSLEYLLWGESTKQKQTSCTNTTSLHSSTLVTAAYYTSDCPIGSEDVDERLSHQTSRVHWYARFLYNVASFISHTDS
- the dhh gene encoding desert hedgehog protein isoform X2; this encodes MKQPGQARSSQLGLLALWTCLCLVEGCGPGPGYGVRSRPRKLTAMHYKQFFPNFSENNLGASGRVEGKITRNSERFNELVCNYNPDIVFKDEENTNADRFMTKRCKECLNKLAIAVMNQWPGVHLRVTEAWDEDGHHPPGSLHYEGRAVDITTDDRETDKYGLLAQLAVEAGFDWVHYESKYHIHCSVKADHSVAVEKGGCFPGWARVTVAGGGQKTLSSLTTGDKVMAMSATGKIVFCPILLFLHRDPQARSIFLSLETEDDHRLAVTPHHLVFLDPDCTLDTSMYKARFASRVRTHDCVLTHREDGRFHHSRISSISVQETTGVYAPLTEYGTLFVDGVLVSSYALVEDHALAHWAFGPLRLLFSLEYLLWGESTKQKQTSCTNTTSLHSSTLVTAAYYTSDCPIGSEDVDERLSHQTSRVHWYARFLYNVASFISHTDS